A single Nocardioides bizhenqiangii DNA region contains:
- a CDS encoding formylglycine-generating enzyme family protein has product MVRLEAGSFPMGSDAFYPEEGPVHERVVEAFELDVHPVTNSQYAAFVAETGYVTLAERPLDPAAFPGVDPAELVPGGLVFVPTRGPVDLNDWRQWWRWGVGASWARPFGAGSSIRGREDHPVVQIALEDAEAYAAWAGKRLPTEAELEYAAQGGMPGTTYAWGEELRPGGRLLANTWQGSFPWHNTGAEGWVGTSPVGTFPANGYGLFDCIGNVWEWTTDFYTERHAPAESAQQPLDLLATNGCDDNCRCGPTSRDEARAVASAEPGSTIPRRVLKGGSHLCAPEYCLRYRPAARSPQADDTATTHIGFRCAR; this is encoded by the coding sequence ATGGTCCGTCTCGAAGCAGGCTCCTTCCCGATGGGCTCGGACGCGTTCTATCCCGAGGAAGGTCCCGTCCACGAGCGCGTCGTGGAGGCCTTCGAGCTGGACGTCCACCCGGTCACGAATTCGCAGTACGCGGCCTTCGTGGCCGAGACGGGATACGTGACATTGGCCGAACGTCCGCTGGACCCGGCGGCGTTCCCGGGGGTCGACCCCGCTGAGCTCGTACCCGGCGGGCTGGTCTTCGTTCCGACCCGCGGCCCGGTCGATCTGAACGACTGGCGACAGTGGTGGAGATGGGGCGTCGGCGCGAGCTGGGCCCGGCCTTTCGGGGCAGGCTCCTCGATCCGGGGCCGTGAGGACCATCCAGTCGTCCAGATCGCGCTGGAGGACGCCGAGGCGTATGCGGCCTGGGCAGGCAAACGACTCCCCACCGAGGCCGAGCTCGAGTACGCCGCCCAGGGCGGCATGCCTGGGACGACGTATGCATGGGGCGAGGAACTCCGTCCCGGCGGACGCCTGCTGGCCAACACTTGGCAGGGCTCGTTCCCTTGGCACAACACTGGCGCCGAGGGCTGGGTCGGGACGTCGCCGGTCGGCACCTTCCCGGCGAACGGATACGGTCTGTTCGACTGCATCGGCAACGTCTGGGAATGGACCACCGACTTCTATACCGAGCGGCACGCGCCCGCCGAAAGCGCCCAGCAGCCCCTCGATCTGCTGGCCACGAACGGTTGCGATGACAACTGTCGGTGCGGACCGACCTCACGGGACGAGGCGCGGGCGGTGGCGAGCGCCGAACCGGGTTCGACGATCCCGCGCCGGGTGCTCAAGGGCGGCTCGCACCTGTGCGCTCCCGAGTACTGCCTGCGCTACCGGCCGGCGGCCCGATCGCCACAAGCCGACGACACTGCGACCACGCACATCGGCTTCCGCTGCGCTCGCTGA
- a CDS encoding 3-methyladenine DNA glycosylase has product METIVEQVLPREVWETRAAAHAARVDRFLAPHLERREARVKHPVFDFLFTYYSFRPAQLRRWHPGYGVALADAPKYAGLKGYVDGAVSASYVATQRTLVEALHRLLTATAGRAGSFGCFGLHEWAMVYRLAEDETRHAEWPLRLGPAGTDAVVESHRIACSHFDAYRFFTAPARPLNTLSPGREDRPAHEQPACLHAGMDLYKHAFRLSPMVASELVADCFELAWDIRVLDMRAAPYDLSDLDLGDGDAWSPVRIETPAGKQEYAESQRVFAERAAPIRQRLIAESARLLSVARTSLGA; this is encoded by the coding sequence GTGGAGACCATCGTGGAGCAGGTACTGCCGCGGGAGGTGTGGGAGACCCGGGCGGCCGCGCACGCCGCACGGGTCGACCGGTTCCTGGCTCCCCACCTGGAGCGCCGTGAGGCGCGGGTCAAGCACCCGGTCTTCGACTTCCTCTTCACCTACTACTCGTTCCGGCCGGCGCAGCTGCGGCGGTGGCACCCGGGGTACGGCGTGGCGCTGGCCGATGCGCCCAAGTACGCCGGGCTCAAGGGGTACGTCGACGGAGCGGTCAGCGCGTCGTACGTCGCCACCCAGCGAACGCTGGTCGAGGCCCTGCACCGGCTGCTCACCGCGACCGCCGGGCGGGCAGGCAGCTTCGGGTGCTTCGGCCTGCACGAGTGGGCCATGGTCTACCGGCTCGCCGAGGACGAGACCCGGCATGCCGAATGGCCGCTGCGGCTCGGTCCCGCCGGCACCGACGCGGTCGTCGAGTCGCACCGGATCGCCTGCTCGCACTTCGACGCCTACCGCTTCTTCACGGCCCCGGCGCGCCCGCTCAACACCCTCTCCCCCGGCCGCGAGGACCGCCCGGCTCACGAGCAGCCGGCCTGCCTGCACGCCGGCATGGACCTCTACAAGCACGCGTTCCGGCTCTCGCCGATGGTCGCCTCTGAGCTGGTCGCCGACTGCTTCGAGCTGGCGTGGGACATCAGGGTGCTGGACATGCGTGCCGCCCCGTATGACCTCAGCGACCTCGACCTGGGAGACGGTGACGCCTGGTCTCCGGTGAGGATCGAGACTCCAGCCGGCAAGCAGGAGTACGCCGAGTCACAACGCGTTTTCGCGGAGCGGGCGGCTCCGATCAGGCAGCGACTCATTGCCGAGAGCGCGCGGCTGCTCTCTGTTGCTAGGACCTCGCTCGGTGCGTGA
- a CDS encoding fumarylacetoacetate hydrolase family protein codes for MRIARFTAAKDGQNEPAYGVVTGDLDQFGQPAEDAVVVELAGDPMYVGVRVLEKEHRLADVKLLAPVLPRSKVVGVGKNYAAHAAEMGGDQPADPLLFLKPNTSVIGPNDAILYPQQTSHLSYEGELAVVIGRICRDVPPEQATDVIFGYTVANDVTARDLQKTDNQWARAKGMDTFCPLGPWIEDDLDPQAFIDGRRLQTFLNGDVVQDGTTADMTWAIPNLVAYISAAMTLLPGDVILTGTPEGVGPMEPGDEVEVFVEGLGALTNTVARR; via the coding sequence GTGCGCATCGCGAGATTCACGGCTGCCAAGGACGGGCAGAACGAACCGGCCTACGGGGTGGTCACCGGCGACCTCGACCAGTTCGGTCAGCCGGCGGAGGACGCGGTGGTCGTGGAGCTGGCCGGCGACCCGATGTACGTCGGCGTCAGGGTGCTCGAGAAGGAGCACCGGCTGGCCGACGTGAAGCTGCTGGCGCCGGTCCTGCCGCGGAGCAAGGTCGTCGGCGTCGGCAAGAACTACGCCGCCCACGCCGCCGAGATGGGCGGCGACCAGCCGGCCGACCCGCTGCTCTTCCTGAAGCCGAACACGAGCGTGATCGGCCCGAACGACGCGATCCTCTACCCGCAGCAGACCTCCCACCTCAGCTACGAGGGCGAGCTGGCGGTCGTCATCGGCCGGATCTGCCGCGACGTCCCGCCGGAGCAGGCGACCGACGTGATCTTCGGCTACACCGTCGCCAACGACGTGACCGCGCGCGACCTGCAGAAGACCGACAACCAGTGGGCGCGCGCAAAGGGCATGGACACCTTCTGCCCGCTCGGCCCGTGGATCGAGGACGACCTGGACCCCCAGGCATTCATCGACGGCCGCCGGCTGCAGACCTTCCTCAACGGCGACGTCGTCCAGGACGGCACCACCGCCGACATGACCTGGGCCATCCCCAACCTGGTCGCCTACATCTCCGCCGCGATGACCCTCCTGCCCGGCGACGTGATCCTCACCGGCACCCCCGAGGGCGTCGGCCCGATGGAGCCCGGCGATGAGGTCGAGGTGTTCGTCGAGGGCCTCGGCGCGCTCACGAACACGGTGGCGAGGCGCTGA
- the gltX gene encoding glutamate--tRNA ligase, which produces MAPSPTGSPHVGLVRTALYNWAFARHHGGTFVFRIEDTDAARNTEESYASLIELMHWLGLDWDEGPEVGGPFAPYRQSERGDLYADALDRLRASSYTYDCYCTNEEVDARRKASGSKVMGYDGFCRELTDDQVAAFEADGRRPVVRFRMPDGTITWDDLVRGEISFETQFVPDFALCRANGEPLYTLVNPVDDALMEITHVLRGEDLLSSTPRQIALYDALIELGLTDFTPRFGHLPYVMGEGNKKLSKRDPQAHALAYRDGGFLPEGLLNYLALLGWSIAADRDVFSLSEMVDAFEIGDVNPNPARFDLKKAEAINAAHMRLLSIEDITHRALPFLKRDGVVGDPVHDADAQLLELAMPLVAERINKLTEVPDMLAFLFLDEEAFTVDPADAEKMLDETGKGVVKAAHDALVDLHPWSTDAIQTALQQALVEDLGLKPRVAFGPVRVAVTGKRISPPLFESLELLGHDRSVGRLQRALG; this is translated from the coding sequence ATGGCACCCTCCCCGACCGGCAGCCCGCACGTCGGCCTGGTCCGCACCGCGCTCTACAACTGGGCGTTCGCGCGGCACCACGGCGGCACGTTCGTGTTCCGCATCGAGGACACCGACGCCGCGCGCAACACCGAGGAGTCCTACGCCTCGCTGATCGAGCTGATGCACTGGCTCGGGCTCGACTGGGACGAGGGTCCGGAGGTCGGGGGTCCGTTCGCGCCCTACCGGCAGAGCGAGCGCGGCGACCTCTACGCGGACGCACTCGACCGGCTGCGGGCCTCGTCGTACACGTATGACTGCTACTGCACCAACGAGGAGGTCGACGCCCGGCGCAAGGCGTCCGGCTCCAAGGTGATGGGCTACGACGGCTTCTGCCGCGAGCTCACCGACGACCAGGTCGCCGCGTTCGAGGCCGACGGGCGGCGACCCGTCGTGCGGTTCCGGATGCCGGACGGCACCATCACCTGGGACGACCTGGTGCGGGGCGAGATCAGCTTCGAGACCCAGTTCGTGCCGGACTTCGCGCTCTGCCGGGCCAACGGCGAGCCGCTCTACACGCTGGTCAACCCCGTCGACGACGCGCTGATGGAGATCACCCACGTCCTGCGCGGCGAGGACCTGCTGTCCTCGACGCCGCGCCAGATCGCGCTGTACGACGCGCTCATCGAGCTCGGCCTCACCGACTTCACCCCGCGCTTCGGGCACCTGCCGTACGTGATGGGGGAGGGCAACAAGAAGCTCTCCAAGCGCGACCCGCAGGCGCACGCGCTCGCCTACCGCGACGGTGGCTTCCTGCCGGAGGGCCTGCTCAACTACCTCGCCCTGCTCGGCTGGTCGATCGCCGCCGACCGTGACGTCTTCTCCCTGTCGGAGATGGTCGACGCGTTCGAGATCGGAGACGTCAACCCCAACCCGGCGCGCTTCGACCTCAAGAAGGCGGAGGCCATCAACGCCGCCCACATGCGACTCCTCTCGATCGAAGACATCACGCACCGCGCGCTGCCGTTCCTCAAGCGGGACGGGGTGGTCGGCGATCCCGTGCATGACGCCGATGCGCAGCTGCTCGAGCTGGCGATGCCGCTCGTCGCCGAGCGGATCAACAAGCTGACCGAGGTCCCGGACATGCTCGCGTTCCTCTTCCTCGACGAGGAGGCGTTCACCGTCGACCCGGCCGACGCCGAGAAGATGCTCGACGAGACCGGGAAGGGCGTCGTGAAGGCGGCGCACGACGCGCTCGTCGACCTGCACCCGTGGTCCACCGATGCCATCCAGACCGCCCTCCAGCAGGCGCTGGTCGAGGACCTCGGGCTGAAACCGCGCGTCGCGTTCGGCCCGGTCCGGGTCGCCGTGACCGGCAAGCGGATCTCGCCGCCGCTGTTCGAGTCGCTGGAGCTGCTCGGCCACGACCGCAGCGTCGGACGTCTGCAGCGTGCCCTCGGCTGA
- a CDS encoding CPBP family intramembrane glutamic endopeptidase — protein sequence MPSADPGPSGLRYHQLHRLGWSSWPRAVLGVLGMVLALMVVVPVLLTGTYDGILGEPFGELSIDPLTPVGLVLVCLSLAAAVPVVIAATRLAQGLPGGWIISVVGRLRWGWLLTCMGLALLALGGALLLALVLPEHGGAAVEGAVNDATDRTVAFALIILLLIPLQAAGEEYAFRGYLTQAVGGLVAGRAGTAVAVVVPAFLFALAHGAQDAPVFIDRFAFGVVAGVLVIATGGLEAGIAMHVLNNWVVFGLSLAFGNIDEALAPIAGTWWMLPGTLVQSLGYLALVAWVARRRHLETTTREVVLEPKPPRV from the coding sequence GTGCCCTCGGCTGATCCCGGCCCGTCCGGGCTTCGCTACCACCAGCTGCACCGGCTCGGATGGTCGAGCTGGCCGCGCGCGGTGCTCGGCGTGCTCGGCATGGTCCTCGCCCTGATGGTGGTGGTGCCGGTCCTGCTCACCGGGACCTACGACGGCATCCTCGGTGAGCCGTTCGGCGAGCTCAGCATCGACCCGTTGACGCCCGTCGGGCTCGTGCTGGTCTGCCTGAGCCTCGCGGCGGCGGTCCCGGTCGTGATCGCAGCCACCCGGCTGGCACAAGGGCTGCCCGGCGGCTGGATCATCTCGGTTGTCGGCCGCCTGCGGTGGGGCTGGCTGCTGACCTGCATGGGGCTGGCGCTGCTCGCGCTGGGAGGGGCACTGCTGCTCGCTCTCGTCCTCCCGGAGCACGGCGGCGCGGCGGTCGAGGGCGCGGTCAACGACGCCACGGACCGGACGGTCGCGTTCGCGCTGATCATCCTGCTGCTCATCCCGCTGCAGGCGGCGGGGGAGGAGTACGCCTTCCGCGGCTACCTGACCCAGGCGGTCGGGGGTCTGGTGGCGGGTCGGGCCGGTACGGCGGTCGCGGTCGTCGTACCCGCGTTCTTGTTCGCCCTCGCCCACGGCGCGCAGGACGCGCCGGTTTTCATCGACCGGTTCGCGTTCGGAGTCGTGGCCGGCGTGCTGGTGATCGCCACCGGCGGACTCGAGGCAGGGATCGCGATGCACGTGCTCAACAACTGGGTGGTCTTCGGTCTCTCGTTGGCCTTCGGCAACATCGACGAGGCGCTCGCGCCCATTGCAGGCACCTGGTGGATGCTGCCCGGCACCCTCGTCCAGTCGCTGGGCTACCTCGCGCTGGTGGCGTGGGTGGCGCGCCGGCGGCACCTGGAGACGACGACCCGGGAGGTCGTTTTGGAGCCGAAACCGCCGCGCGTGTAA